A window of Gallaecimonas kandeliae genomic DNA:
CTGCCTGATGGCCGAGCCGGCCCTGGTGGCGGATTGCGTCAAGGCCATGAAGGATGTGGTCTCCATACCGGTGACGGTCAAGACCCGCATCGGTATCGACGACCAGGACAGCTACGGCTTCCTGGTGGATTTCGTGGAAAAGGTCAGCGCCGCTGGCTGCGACACCTTCGTGATCCACGCCCGCAAGGCCTGGCTCAACGGCCTGAGCCCCAAGGAAAACCGTGAGATCCCGCCCCTGGACTACCCCCGTGTCTACCAGCTCAAGCAGGACTTCCCGGCGCTGCACATAGGTATCAACGGCGGCATCAAGACCTTGGACGAGATGAAGGGCCACCTGGCGCACATCGACTCCGTGATGGTGGGGCGCGAGGCCTACCAAAACCCTTACCTGCTGGCCGAAGTGGACGCCGCCCTCTACGACGCCAGCCACCAGGCCCCCAGCCGCCGCCAGGTTGTGGAATCCCTCTTCCCCTATATAGAGCGGGAGCTGGCCGCCGGCGCCCGCCTTGGCCATATCAGCCGCCACATGCTGGGGCTCTTCAACGGCCAGACCGGCGGCCGCCGTTGGCGCCGTTACCTGTCGGAGAATGCCCATAAGCCCGGTGCCGGCTTGGAGGTGGTGGAAGCCGCCCTGGCCCTGACCGAGCGCGTCGAAGAGGAGTGGTGAAATTCGCCACAAGGGGTGGCGCATTTGCTCACCCCTGTCCCCATATCAGGCCACCTTCAGGGTGGTCTTTTTGTTTAAATCATTAAAAATCAATGAGATAAAAATATCTGTCGGGTTGGCACGGGCCTTGTAATAACCCAGGTGTATTCGATGACCCCAACAAGGAGTTGGCCATGAAAACCCTGAGTATCGTTGTTCTGGCCGGTGTTGTTACGTTGTCTACACCTGTTGCCGCCCAAGAAGATCTGACCAATACCGTCACCAACATGGTGGTGGAGCAAAGTGCCAAGGCCCTGGATACCATCCAGGCCAAGTTGAGCGATGAGCTGTCCAAGAAACTGGATGCCGCCATGGCCAACATGAGCTTCAGCATGGATGTCGCTGAAGACGCGCCTCAGGCCCCTGCCAAGGTCGATGCCCCTGCCACGCAGGACAAGGACCAGCACTGATGTTGAGCATGAGCGTACTGCTGCTGTACTGGTTGTTGCCGCCCTTGGTGGTAGTCCTGGGCGGCGCCGTTATCACCCTGATAGGAGGCGACCATGCGTGAGCGCTGGTATAGGGATACTACCCAGAAATTGCTGTTCGGCGTCTGTGCCGGCCTGGCACCTGTAATTGGCCTGGACAAGGCCTGGGTCAGGCTGGCCGCCCTGGTGGCGCTGCTGATCTCCCCTCTGACCACGGTCGTCATCTACGGCGTTGCCGTCTGGCTGCTGCCGGTCAAACCCTACCTGGAGGGCGAATGGCAAAGAAAATCCTGACAGCCGGCCTGGTGCTGCTGGTCATCGCCTGGTGCCTCTTCGCCTTCACCGGCCATTGGCACCACCAGGTGGTGATGCTGAGCGGTGACGACTGGGCCTGGCATTCGAATTCCCATCTGGGCGCCTTGGTCGTAGTAGGCCTGGTGCTGGCGGTGGCGCTGTTGACGGTAGGGGGTACCCTGCTGGGCGTCCTGGTCCTGCTGGCATTGATAGGCGGGAGCCTCTTCCTTGGACTGGCCTTCGTGTCCGTGCCGGTCTGGCTCCCGATCCTGGTGCTTTGGCTGCTGGTGCGGCCGGGCAGGCCTAGCGCCGGCTGAAGAAGGCGCGGATGGCGCCCTTGCACTCATCCCCTTGCAGCAGGCGCACGAATTCACGGGCCTCGTCGAAGATGGCCTTTTCCGCCTCGGCCTGGAAAGGGGCGCGGATCAACGCCTTGGTGGTGACCAGGGCGTCGCTGGGCAGCTGGGCCAGCTGCTTGGCCATGGCAAGGCCGGTAGCGCAGACGTCCTTTTCCACTACCTGGTTGATAAGGCCCTGGGCCAGGGCCTCTTCGCTGCTGTAGGCCTTGCCGGTCAGCAGCCACTCGTTGGCCTTGGCCTGGCCGACACGCTGGGCCAGCAGCACACTGGAGCCGGCTTCGGCGCAGAGCCCCAGGGCCACGAAGGGCAGCTGGAAGCGGGCGCCCTGCTGGGCCACGACCAGATCGCAGTGCAGCAGCACTGTGGTGCCTATGCCGACGGCAGGGCCTGCGACGGCGGCCAGCAGCGGTTTCTTGAAGCGCACCAGGGTGGTCAGGAAACGCAGTATGGGGCTGTCCTGCCCCAGATCCTTGAGGCTCAGGAAATCTTCCAGATCGTTGCCGGCGCAGAACACCTGATCGTTACCCTGCAGCAGCACGGCTTTGACAGCCAGGTCGGACTCGGCTTGGCTTAGGGCGTCGGTCAGGGCACTGTACATGGCCTGGGTCAGGGCGTTTTTCTTGTCGGCCCTGGCCAGTTTGACCACCAGGACGCCGTCTTCCAGCGCAGTAGTGACGAATTCAGTCATCTGGATTTCCTGTATCTTGTAATGGCTTCGGTACGTTAGACTGGTACAACCAGTAAAGCAAGGAGGGGTGGGTGAAATACGCAATCTCGACGCTGCTGTGGCTGGCCTTGGCGACGGCCTCGGTGACAGCCTCTACGGCCCTCTGGGCTGGCGAGCTGGAAGTGGAAAACCCCTGGGTACGGCTGATGCCTCCCGGCGTGGCCACGACCGCGGCCTACATGAAACTGCGCAACCAGGGCAGCAAAGCGGTTACCATCCAGAAAGTGGAAAGCACGGATGCCGGCAAGGTGATGCTGCACGGTTACCGCAACGACGGTGACAAGCTGCACATGGTGCCCATGGACAGCCTGACCCTGGCCCCTGGCGAGGTGGTCAGCCTGGAACCCGGCGCCCTGCACCTGATGCTGATGGGCCTCACCCACGGCCTGAGTGAAGGTCAGCCCCTGACCCTCACCCTGTATTATTCGGACGGGCAGAGCCAGCAGATCCTGGCCGAGCCCCGTGCACCTCAATAAGGAGTCGTTATGGCGAGAGGAAGAATCGTCACCTGGAGTATCGTCGGCCTGCTGTTGGTGGGTTACCTGCTGGGGGTTTACTGGTCCATGGAGCCTGACCGTTTCGACGTCAAGGCGGTGACCAGCCAGGCCCTGGCCAAGGATAACCTGCCCGACCAGACCGGCAGCACCCTTACCACCACCGTCATCACCATAGCCCAGACCTTGCTGGACAAGCCCGGTGGCTTCATCTCCAACGACGTCCTGCCCCCTTACGTCTTCCTGGACAACATGCCGGCCTGGGAATTTGGCAACTTGGAGTTGCTGCGCGACACCACCCTGGTGATGCGTAACGAGCTGTCCCGCTCCCAGTCCCAGTCCAGCGAGGACAAGGATCTCAAGGAAGCCCAGCCGCTGTTCAACGTGGACCGCCGCTCCTGGGTCATGCCGAGGGCCGAAAGCGCCTACCAGAACGGCATCAACCACCTGGTGGCCTACCGCGCCCGCCTCGGCAAGCAGGGCCCCGACAAGGCCGAGTTCTACGCCCGCGCCGACAACCTCAAGGAACTGCTGCGCCTGGTGGAAAAACGCCTGGGTAGCTACAGCCAGCGCCTGGCCGCCTCCGTGGGCCAGGAAAGCCTGGACGTGCCGGAAGGCAGCGACCCCAAGGGCGCCGACAGGGTGCGGACTTCCTGGTGGCAGCTGGACGACGTCTTTTACGAGGCCCGCGGTTACAGCTGGGGCCTGCTACATATCCTCAAGGCCGCCGAGGTGGATTTCGCGCCCATCCTCGAGAACAAGCATGCCGAGGTGAGCCTGCGCCAGATCATCCGTGAGCTGGAATCCACCCAGCAGACGGTGTGGAGCCCTATTATCCTCAACGGTTCCGGCTTCGGCCTGCTGGCCAACCATTCCCTGGTGATGGCCAACTACATCTCCAGGGCCAACGCCGCCGTGGTGGACCTGGAACAGCTGCTGGACAACGGCTAAAAGCGAGGTCGCCTTGGGCGGCCTTTTCTTTGCCTGACTCCCGGCCAAAAAAGCGGCGGCCGCGGCCGGGAATCAAGGAATCATCATGACATGTCTTGCCCGCCATCCTGGCCAGAGGCTACCCTCAGGGAACTCAGTTTCCGAGGAGAGAGACAACAATGAAAAAAATACTGCTTGCAACGGCCCTGCTGGGCAGCCTTTCCGTGCCCGCCTTCGCCGACAACGTCGGCATCTACGCCGGCATCGGCCAGTGGCAGAACAACTTCTCCGGCAACCTGCTGTCCGAGCAGGTCAGCGTCAAGGATGAGCTTGGCCTCAAGAGCGCCGACCTCACCCAGTGGTACGTCAACATCGAACACCCAGTGCCGGTGCTGCCCAACCTGCGCCTGGCCTACAGCAACATTTCCGAGAGCGGCAACGGCCAGCTGACCCAGAACGTCGATTTCGACGGCAACACCTATCCCGCCGGCACCCAGATCGGCAGCGATCTGCAGATCAAGATGACCGACGCCACCTTCTACTACGAGCTCTGGGACACAGGCGGCGACCTGGACCTGGGCCTGACCGCCCGTCGCATGAACGGCCACGCCAGGCTGTCCAACGACCTGGTGGGCAGCGGTGAAGAGAAGGTGGACCAATGGGTGCCCCTGGTCTACGTCAACGCCCGTATCGACCTGCCCATGACCGGCTTCTACGCCGGCGCCCAGGGCAACGGCATCACCTACAGCGGCAACCGCCTGACCGACTTCAGCGCCTTCGTCGGCTATGACTTCGACATCACAGGCCCAGTGGATGTGGGCGTGCAGCTGGGCTACCGCGCCCTTGAACTGAAACTCAAGGACATCGGCGACTTCGACGCCGACGTCAAGCTGGATGGCGCCTTCGCCAACGTCACCATGCACTTCTAAGCCTTTTCAGGCATGAAAAAACCGGCCAACTGGCCGGTTTTTTGTTTTGGGGTTGTGCCTCAGCCAACCTGGGTTGCCGTCCACAGCGCCAGGCCCACGAAGACGCCGAGCTTCTCGTCGTCGAAGTAGTGGGGGCTGAAGGCCTCGGCGTCCAGGATGCCGATGGTGTTACCCGCCTCGTCATAGAGGGGGATGCAGAGCTCGGCCTGCACCTTGGGATCGCAGGTGTAGTACTCGCCACCTTCTTTCAGGTAGGCGGCCACGTCCTGGATCAGGCGGCCCTTGCCACTCAGGCCGACGGTGGCGTTGTTGGAGATGGCGGCGAACTCGGGCGTCAGGGGAAATTCAGGGCGGGAAGGGGCGCCGCGGTAGGCGAACTTGACCAGCACCTTTTCACCGGCCGGATTGACCTTGGCGGGGTAGAGACCCAGCCAGTCGACCTGGGTCTGGCCGGTGATGGCCTCGACGGCGGCGTTGAGGCGGGCCAGCAGGGCGTCATTGGCGTCAGTCTGGCCGCCGAGGATGGGGCGCAGGTCGTAAGGTTCCTCGGCCAGTTGGCCGAACAGGGAGCAGGCACCGCCTTCCCCCAGCTCGGGAATCTGGTAGCGGTAATGGCCCAGGGGCTCGGCCGGGGCCAGGGGCGCCAAGATGTCCAGGGCGGCGGCGGTCGCCTCGGCGGCGGCCAGGCCGGCGGCACCCAGGCTCAGGCCGGACAGTTCGGCATAACGGGCGGCATTCATGGCACGCTCCTCGAAGATGGCAGAGGCAGGCATTCTACTGCGCCGCTTTCACACATCACAACGAACCGCTTATTCCGTAATGGCATACAAAAGCCAATTTTAATCTTTCGGTTTGGACGTCCAGCCGCCTACTATGCGGCCATCATCATAGTCCAGCATTGTGTGCCCATGACCCAAACACTGACCTTGCTGAGCCAGGCGCTCAGGGAACAATTGACCCAGCTCGGCAGCGACGATCTGCGCTGGCTGAGCGGCTACCTGGCCGGCCTGGCCGACGCCAAGGCCCCCGCCGGCCAAGTGGCCCAAGTCGCAGCCCCGGCCGCCTCCCGCCGCCCGCTGCTGGTGCTCTACGGCTCCCAGACCGGCAACGCCGAAGGCATAGCCCAGGCCCTGGCCGCCGCCGCAGAAGCGGCCGGCATCGAGGTGACCCTGGCTTCCATGGCCGGCTTCAAGGCCAAGAAACTGGCCGGTGCCCAGGACATGGCCCTGGTGGTGTCCACCCACGGCGACGGCGAGGCGCCGGACGACGCCCATGAGCTGCACCAACTGCTGGGCTCCAAGCGGGCTCCGGACCTGAGCCAGGCGCGCTTCGCCGTGCTGGCCCTGGGGGACAGCTCCTACCCGCTGTTCTGCCAGACCGGCAAGGACTTCGACGAGCGTCTGGCCGCCGCCGGTGGCCAGCGCCTCTTCGCTCGCATCGACGCCGATGTGGAGTTCGCCGCTTCTGCCCAGGCCTTCCAGGAAGCCCTGCTCAGCAAGCTGCTGGCGGCTCCCGCCCAGGCTGCTGCCGTGACCGCCGCCCCTGCCGTGCAGGCCGCCGCCCAGCCGACGAGGTCCAATCCGCTGCTGGCCGAGGTGTTGGCCGTGCATCCCCTGACCCTGGACGCCGGCCACGAGGTCTTCCACCTGGAGCTGGACGCTCCCGGCCTGCAATACCAGCCCGGCGACGCCTTGGGTATCTGGCCCGAGCAGAGCGAGGCCCTGGTGGAAGCGGTGCTGGCCGCCACCCAGCTCGGCGCCGACGAGCCGGTCAGCCTGGACGGCAAACAGCTGCGCCTCTTCGACGCCCTCAAGCTCAAGGAGCTGACCGAGCTGCATCCCCAGACCGTCAAGGCCCTGGGGCTCAGCGAAGGGCAGGGCCAGCTGCCGGAGCGTATCCGCACCCGCAGCGAGTCCCTGAGCGCCCAGCAACTCATCGACGCCTTGAAGCCCCTGGTGCCGCGCCTCTATTCCATCGCCTCCGCCCAGCGCGAAGTGGGTGAGGAAGTGCACCTGACCGTGGCCCTGGTGGCCTTCGACGCCGATGGCCAGAGCCGCTTCGGCGCCGCCTCCGGTTTCGTCTCCCGCCTGCAGCCTGGCGATGTGGTGCGGGTCTATGTGCAGGCCAACAACCGATTCCGCCTGCCGGCCGCCGATAAAGACGTGATCATGATAGGGCCCGGCACCGGCGTGGCCCCCTTCCGCGCCTTCCTGCAGGAGCGGGAAGCGGCTGAGGCCACAGGCCGTAACTGGCTCTTCTTCGGCAGCCGCTACCTGCGCAAGGACTTCCTCTACCAGACCGAGTGGCAGCGCTGGCTGGCAGAGGGGCAGCTGAGCCGCCTGAGCCTGGCCTTCAGCCGCGACCAGGCCGAGAAGATCTATGTCCAGCAGCGCCTCAAGGAAGAGGGAAGCGAGCTCTGGCAATGGCTGGAGCAGGGAGCCCACCTCTACGTGTGCGGCAGCGCCGACCCCATGGCCAAGGACGTGCACAAGGCCCTGGCCGAACTCATCGAGACCCACGGCAAGACCGATGGCGAAACCTATTTGAATGAACTGCGCGCCCAGGGCCGCTACCTGAGGGATGTTTACTGATGGCCTCTCCCAACGAACGTATCAAGAAAGACAGCCAGCACCTGCGTGGCACCCTGGCCGAGAGCCTGGGTGACGGCCACACCGGCGCCCTGCGCGCTAACGACACCCAGCTGTCCAAGTTCCACGGCTTCTACCAGCAGGACGACCGCGACGTCCGCGCCGAGCGGGCCAAGCGCAAGCTCGAGCCCCTCTACAGCTTCATGCTGCGTGCAAGGGTGCCGGGCGGCGTGGTCACCCCACAGCAGTGGCTTGTCATCGACCGCCTCGGCCGGGAGCTCAGTGGCGGCAGCGTGCGCCTGACCACCCGCCAGACCTTCCAGTACCACGGCATTTTGAAGGAAGGCCTCAAGCCCTTGATCCAGGGGCTGCACAGCGCCTTGCTGGACTCCATCGCCGCCTGCGGCGACGTCAACCGCAACGTGCTCTGCAACACCAACCCCGTGGACTCCAGCCTGCACGCCGAGGTCTACCGCCAGACTGTTTTGCTGTCCGAGCACCTGCTGCCGGGCACCCGCGCCTACCATGAGATCTGGCTGGACGAGGAGAAGGTGGCCCATTCGGAAGAGCCCATCTACGGCGATACCTACCTGCCCCGCAAGTTCAAGACGGCCGTGGCCATACCGCCCCACAACGACGTGGACGTCTATGCCAACGATCTGGGCTTCGTGGCCATCGCCGAGAACGGCAAGCTGCGCGGCTACAACGTGCTGGTGGGCGGCGGCATGGGCACCACCCATGGCGACACCGCCACTTACCCCCGTGCCGCCAGCGCCCTGGGCTTCATCAGCCCGGAGCAGATGAACGTAGTGGCCGAAGCCGTGCTCACCACCCAGCGCGATTTCGGCAACCGTGACGACCGCAAGAACGCCCGCCTCAAGTACACCTTGGACCGCCTGGGCGTCGATGCCTTCAGGGCCGAGGTGGAAAAGCGCAGCGGCGTCACCTTCCTGCCGGAGGTGCCTGTTGTCTTCACCCAGCAGGGTGACAGGTTCGGCTGGGTGCAGGGCATAGACGGCAAGGAACACCTGACCCTCTTCGTGCCCGAAGGCCGTCTCATCGACAAGGGCGAGCAGCGCTGGCTGGAAGGGCTGAGGGCCATAGCCCAGGTGCACCAGGGCGATTTCCGCATGACCGCCAACCAGAACCTCATCATCGCCGGCGTCCCCCAGGCGCAAAAAGCCCAGATTGACGCCCTGGTGGCCGAATATGGCCTCAAGGTGCCCACCAGCCGCCTGCGTGAAAACGCCATGGCCTGTGTGGCCCTGCCCACCTGCGGCCTGGCCATGGCCGAGGCCGAGCGTTACCTTGAGGACTTCGTGGCCAAGGTGCAGACACTGCTGGACGAAGTGGGGCTGGGGGACCAGGACATCGTCACCCGCATCACCGGCTGCCCCAACGGCTGCGCCAGGCCCTTCCTGGCCGAAATAGGCCTGGTGGGCAAGGCCCCCGGCCGCTACAACCTGTACCTGGGCGCCGATGGCCGCGGCCTGAGGGTCAACAAGCTGTACCGCGAGAACCAGACCGAGGCCGAGATCCTGGCCGAACTCAAACCGGTGCTGGCCCGTTACAAGGCAGAGGGCCTGGAGGCGGAGCGCTTCGGCGACTTCGTGGTCCGCGGCGGCATAGTCAAAGAGGTGAGAGATGCCCAAGTCGATTTTCACGCCTGACGACCAGGCGCTGCTCGAGTCCCTGGACGCCAGGGGCCGGGTGCGCTGGGCGCTGGACAACCTCGACGGCCACTTCGCCCTGAGCTCCAGCTTCGGCATCCAGAGCGCCGTCATGCTGCACCTGGTCAGCACAGAGGCGCCGGGGATACCGGTGATCTTCATCGACACCGGCTACCACTTTCCAGAGACCTACGGCTTCGTGGACCGGCTCACAGAGCGGCTCGGCCTCAACCTCAAGGTCTACGGCCCCAGGACCTCCGCCGCCTGGCAGGAGGTCCGTTTCGGCAAGCGCTGGGAGCAGGATCTCGCCGGCATCGAGGCTTACAACCAGGACAACAAGGTCGAGCCCATGCAGCGGGCCCTGGATGAACTGCAGGTGCAAAACTGGTTCGCCGGCCTGCGGCGCCAGCAGTCCGGCAGTCGCGCCGAGCGCGCCGTGCTGGAGGTACAGGACGGCCGCACCAAGGTCTATCCGCTCATCGACTGGAGCAACCGCGACGTGCACCAGTACCTGACGGCCAACGGCTTGCCCTACCACCCGCTCTGGGAACAGGGCTATGTGTCGGTGGGGGACTGGCACTCCACAGTGCCGCTGTCCGAAGGCATGCTGGAGGAAGACACCCGCTTCGGCGGCCTCAAGCGCGAATGCGGCCTGCACGGGTGAACGCCATGCACGATTTTCCGTTGTTTTTAGATCTGCACGGCAAGGCCGTACTGGTGGTGGGCGGTGGCCAGGTGGCCTGGCGAAAGGTCCAGGCCCTGCACAAGGCCGGCGCCGAGGTGCGGGTGGTTGCCCTCGAACTCTGCCCCGAGCTGGCGGCCAGCGGCGCCGCCCACCTCGCCGAGGCCTTCGATCCGGCCCAGCTGGACGATGTCTGGCTGGCCATAGCGGCCACCGACGACGGCGAACTGAACGCCACTGTGGCCCAGGCCGCCAACGAGCGGCGCCTCTGGGTCAACGTGGTGGACCAGCGCGAGCTCTGCTCGGCCATAGTGCCGGCCGTAGTGGACCGCAAGCCCGTGACCATCGCCATCTCCTCCGACGGCCAGGCCCCGGTGCTGGCCAGGCGCATCCGTGAACAGCTGGAGGCGCAAACGCCCCAGTGGACGGGCGCCCTGGCGGCCTTGCTGGGCCGGCTGCGCGACAAGGTGGCCCAGCGCTTCGTTTCCTTCGACGAGCGCCGCCGCTTCTATGAGGCCTTGCTGGACAGCGATGTCAGCCAGGATCTCGCCGCCAACGACGCCGGCAAGGCCGAAGCCAAGGCCTTGGTCCAGCTGGAACAGGGCGCCGTCCAGCCCGGTTGGCTGAAGCTGGTGGGGGCAGGCCCGGGGGACCCGGATCTCCTGACCCTCAAGGCCTTGCAGGCCCTGCAGGCCGCCGACGTGGTGGTCTATGACCGGCTGGTGTCCGAGGCGGTGCTGGATTTGGCCCGGCGCGACGCCCGCTTTATACCGGTGGGCAAGGAGAAGGGCTGCCATTCGGTGCCCCAATCCGAGATAGAGGCGATCCTGGTCCGCGAGGCCCTGGCCGGCCAGCGGGTAGTGCGCCTCAAGGGCGGTGACCCCTTCGTGTTCGGCCGCGGCGGCGAGGAAGTGCTGGCCGCCCGCGCCGCCGGCATCGGCGCCGAAGTGGTGCCCGGCATCACGGCGGCGGCGGCCTGTTCGGCCAGCAGCCAGGTGCCGCTGACCCACAGGGGCCTTGCCAACCAGATGACCCTGGTCACGGGCCACTGCCAGCCGGGCGGCGATGAGCCGGACTGGCGCGCCCTGGCCAGGGCGCAGAGCACCCTGGCCGTCTACATGGGCCTGACCCAGAGCAGCCATATCGCCGCCGAGCTGGTGGCGGGCGGCCTCTCCCCCCGCACCCCTGTGTTGGTGGTGGAGAACGGCACCAGGCCACAGGAGCGGCGCTTTCGCACCGATCTCCAGGGCTTGAGTGACACCATAGCGACAGCACAGGTACAGTCACCTGCACTGCTGATCGTCGGAGACACAGTGACCTTGTATCAGGAGGCATCATGACCCTCAGCCCCCATCTCCAGGCCCTGGAAGCCGAGTCCCTGCACATCATCAGGGAGACGGCCGCCGAGTTTGAAAGGCCGCTGATGCTCTATTCCATCGGCAAGGACTCGAGCGTGCTGCTGCACCTGATCCGCAAGGCCTTCCTGCCGGGGCCAGTGCCTTTCCCAGTGCTGCACATCGACACCGGCTGGAAGTTCCAGGCCATGTACGAGTTCCGCGACAAGCAGGCCCAGAAATTCGGCCTGGATCTGAAAGTGGTGCAGCACCCGGACAGGCTCAATCCCTTCGAGCACGGCAGCCGCTACACAGACGTGATGAAGACCGAGGCCCTGAAAGGGGAGCTGGCCCGCGGCAAGTACGACGCCGCCTTCGGCGGGGCCCGCCGCGACGAGGAGGCCTCCCGTGCCAAGGAGCGGGTCTTCTCCCACCGCGACGCCTTCCAGCGCTGGGAGCCGCGCCGTCAGCGGCCCGAGCTGTGGAGCCACGTCAACAGCGCCCTGGCCAAGGACGAAAGCATGAGGGTCTTCCCCCTGTCCAACTGGACGGAGCGGGACATCTGGGCCTACATCCAGGCCGAAGACATAGAGCTGGTGCCCCTCTACTTCGCCGCCGAGCGGCCCGTGGTAAAGCGGGACGGCCAGTTGTTCATGGTGGACGACGCCCGTTTCCGCCTCGAGCCCGGCGAGGTGATCGAAAGGCGCAAGGTGCGCTTCCGCACTTTGGGCTGCTACCCGCTGACCGCCGCCATCGAATCCGAGGCCGAAACCTTGGAGCAGGTACTGGAGGAGCTGGGCCAGCTGGGGGCCAGCGAGCGCTCCGGCCGCCTCATCGACAAAGACCAGGCCGCCGCCATGGAACGTAAGAAACGCCAGGGGTACTTCTGATGCAGCAGACTTTGAAACTCCTCACCTGCGGCTCGGTGGACGACGGCAAGTCCACCCTGATCGGCCGCTTCCTGTTCGAGACGGGCCAACTCTATGCCGATCAGCTCAAGGCCCTGGGCGAGCCCGATGAGAACGGCGAGCTGCCCTTCGCCAACCTGCTGGACGGCCTGGAGGCCGAGCGCAGCCAGGGCATCACCATAGACGTGGCCTGGCGCTTCGCCGAGGCGGGCCGCCGCCACCTCATCATCGCCGACACCCCGGGCCACGAGCAGTACACCCGCAACATGGTGACGGGGGCCTCCCACTGCGACCTGGCGATCATCCTGGTGGACGCCCGCAAGGGCATCATCCGCCAGACCCGGCGCCACAGCTTCCTCTGCCACCTGCTCGGCATCCGCCAGTTCGTGGTGGCGGTGAACAAGATGGACGCCGTGGGTTATGACGAGGCGGTGTTCAGGGAT
This region includes:
- a CDS encoding phosphoadenylyl-sulfate reductase, translating into MPKSIFTPDDQALLESLDARGRVRWALDNLDGHFALSSSFGIQSAVMLHLVSTEAPGIPVIFIDTGYHFPETYGFVDRLTERLGLNLKVYGPRTSAAWQEVRFGKRWEQDLAGIEAYNQDNKVEPMQRALDELQVQNWFAGLRRQQSGSRAERAVLEVQDGRTKVYPLIDWSNRDVHQYLTANGLPYHPLWEQGYVSVGDWHSTVPLSEGMLEEDTRFGGLKRECGLHG
- a CDS encoding GAF domain-containing protein — protein: MNAARYAELSGLSLGAAGLAAAEATAAALDILAPLAPAEPLGHYRYQIPELGEGGACSLFGQLAEEPYDLRPILGGQTDANDALLARLNAAVEAITGQTQVDWLGLYPAKVNPAGEKVLVKFAYRGAPSRPEFPLTPEFAAISNNATVGLSGKGRLIQDVAAYLKEGGEYYTCDPKVQAELCIPLYDEAGNTIGILDAEAFSPHYFDDEKLGVFVGLALWTATQVG
- a CDS encoding PspC domain-containing protein, which produces MRERWYRDTTQKLLFGVCAGLAPVIGLDKAWVRLAALVALLISPLTTVVIYGVAVWLLPVKPYLEGEWQRKS
- the dusA gene encoding tRNA dihydrouridine(20/20a) synthase DusA, giving the protein MLDRTFSVAPMLDWTDRHYRVFARQLSRHALLYTEMVTTGAIIHGKGDYLAFSEEEHPVALQLGGANPADLAHCAKLAEERGYDEVNINVGCPSDRVQNGRFGACLMAEPALVADCVKAMKDVVSIPVTVKTRIGIDDQDSYGFLVDFVEKVSAAGCDTFVIHARKAWLNGLSPKENREIPPLDYPRVYQLKQDFPALHIGINGGIKTLDEMKGHLAHIDSVMVGREAYQNPYLLAEVDAALYDASHQAPSRRQVVESLFPYIERELAAGARLGHISRHMLGLFNGQTGGRRWRRYLSENAHKPGAGLEVVEAALALTERVEEEW
- a CDS encoding enoyl-CoA hydratase-related protein; amino-acid sequence: MTEFVTTALEDGVLVVKLARADKKNALTQAMYSALTDALSQAESDLAVKAVLLQGNDQVFCAGNDLEDFLSLKDLGQDSPILRFLTTLVRFKKPLLAAVAGPAVGIGTTVLLHCDLVVAQQGARFQLPFVALGLCAEAGSSVLLAQRVGQAKANEWLLTGKAYSSEEALAQGLINQVVEKDVCATGLAMAKQLAQLPSDALVTTKALIRAPFQAEAEKAIFDEAREFVRLLQGDECKGAIRAFFSRR
- a CDS encoding diflavin oxidoreductase, giving the protein MTQTLTLLSQALREQLTQLGSDDLRWLSGYLAGLADAKAPAGQVAQVAAPAASRRPLLVLYGSQTGNAEGIAQALAAAAEAAGIEVTLASMAGFKAKKLAGAQDMALVVSTHGDGEAPDDAHELHQLLGSKRAPDLSQARFAVLALGDSSYPLFCQTGKDFDERLAAAGGQRLFARIDADVEFAASAQAFQEALLSKLLAAPAQAAAVTAAPAVQAAAQPTRSNPLLAEVLAVHPLTLDAGHEVFHLELDAPGLQYQPGDALGIWPEQSEALVEAVLAATQLGADEPVSLDGKQLRLFDALKLKELTELHPQTVKALGLSEGQGQLPERIRTRSESLSAQQLIDALKPLVPRLYSIASAQREVGEEVHLTVALVAFDADGQSRFGAASGFVSRLQPGDVVRVYVQANNRFRLPAADKDVIMIGPGTGVAPFRAFLQEREAAEATGRNWLFFGSRYLRKDFLYQTEWQRWLAEGQLSRLSLAFSRDQAEKIYVQQRLKEEGSELWQWLEQGAHLYVCGSADPMAKDVHKALAELIETHGKTDGETYLNELRAQGRYLRDVY
- a CDS encoding DUF2333 family protein, translated to MARGRIVTWSIVGLLLVGYLLGVYWSMEPDRFDVKAVTSQALAKDNLPDQTGSTLTTTVITIAQTLLDKPGGFISNDVLPPYVFLDNMPAWEFGNLELLRDTTLVMRNELSRSQSQSSEDKDLKEAQPLFNVDRRSWVMPRAESAYQNGINHLVAYRARLGKQGPDKAEFYARADNLKELLRLVEKRLGSYSQRLAASVGQESLDVPEGSDPKGADRVRTSWWQLDDVFYEARGYSWGLLHILKAAEVDFAPILENKHAEVSLRQIIRELESTQQTVWSPIILNGSGFGLLANHSLVMANYISRANAAVVDLEQLLDNG
- the cysI gene encoding assimilatory sulfite reductase (NADPH) hemoprotein subunit, which translates into the protein MASPNERIKKDSQHLRGTLAESLGDGHTGALRANDTQLSKFHGFYQQDDRDVRAERAKRKLEPLYSFMLRARVPGGVVTPQQWLVIDRLGRELSGGSVRLTTRQTFQYHGILKEGLKPLIQGLHSALLDSIAACGDVNRNVLCNTNPVDSSLHAEVYRQTVLLSEHLLPGTRAYHEIWLDEEKVAHSEEPIYGDTYLPRKFKTAVAIPPHNDVDVYANDLGFVAIAENGKLRGYNVLVGGGMGTTHGDTATYPRAASALGFISPEQMNVVAEAVLTTQRDFGNRDDRKNARLKYTLDRLGVDAFRAEVEKRSGVTFLPEVPVVFTQQGDRFGWVQGIDGKEHLTLFVPEGRLIDKGEQRWLEGLRAIAQVHQGDFRMTANQNLIIAGVPQAQKAQIDALVAEYGLKVPTSRLRENAMACVALPTCGLAMAEAERYLEDFVAKVQTLLDEVGLGDQDIVTRITGCPNGCARPFLAEIGLVGKAPGRYNLYLGADGRGLRVNKLYRENQTEAEILAELKPVLARYKAEGLEAERFGDFVVRGGIVKEVRDAQVDFHA
- a CDS encoding copper chaperone PCu(A)C, with product MKYAISTLLWLALATASVTASTALWAGELEVENPWVRLMPPGVATTAAYMKLRNQGSKAVTIQKVESTDAGKVMLHGYRNDGDKLHMVPMDSLTLAPGEVVSLEPGALHLMLMGLTHGLSEGQPLTLTLYYSDGQSQQILAEPRAPQ
- a CDS encoding TIGR04219 family outer membrane beta-barrel protein, yielding MKKILLATALLGSLSVPAFADNVGIYAGIGQWQNNFSGNLLSEQVSVKDELGLKSADLTQWYVNIEHPVPVLPNLRLAYSNISESGNGQLTQNVDFDGNTYPAGTQIGSDLQIKMTDATFYYELWDTGGDLDLGLTARRMNGHARLSNDLVGSGEEKVDQWVPLVYVNARIDLPMTGFYAGAQGNGITYSGNRLTDFSAFVGYDFDITGPVDVGVQLGYRALELKLKDIGDFDADVKLDGAFANVTMHF